The Microtus pennsylvanicus isolate mMicPen1 chromosome 5, mMicPen1.hap1, whole genome shotgun sequence DNA segment AGTACAGTATTTATTAGAGTAATAACTCTGGAAATCATTTGATTTTCTCTTAGTACCTGGTTAAGCAAATCAGAGAATAGACTCTAAATAATACAACCAATCAAAAGACTGAGCTGTCAGACAGGACAGTAGTCAAGACTCTCAAAGCAACCAATCAAAAGACTGAGCTGTCATAACAGGACAGTAGTCAAGACTCTCAAAGCAAAGAGATCTAGGTGCAGGGCAGTGTGTAGCCTCTGTGAGCTTAAACTGGTAAAATAGCTGTGAAATGTTCGCGTGGGCAAGCAGTCAAATACATTGTTTAGGAGTCAACCACCATAAGAAATTTGGTGTATACACATTTGTGTACCATATACAAATTCTAGATTCCCCGAGATTCTGTTTCGGGCTTGCATTTTATATGTCTTCTCTCTTCTAGTCTTCTACTAATAAAGTACCTgtagttttgaatattttattcataCTTGTAGACTTTCCTTTTCTTAGTATTATCCTAAGTTCCTAGTGGGGTGGGAAGAAGAGGTTGCCCGATCTCTCTGGCTCCATCAGGAATGGCTAGAATTGAGCTTGGTCAACAAGATGTGCAAAGAAAGACATCTCCACTCCAGTTGGCTCCTGCAGAAAGAATCCAGTAACCCAAATACATTAAACTTCTGCCCTACTCCTCTCCTAGAAGGCTCTGCTTTCTCCTATTTCATGAGAATAATGAGAATATTTCCCattgtcttctatttttttttttttttgaagatatcAGGTCTCGGGATTGGCTTTCCTGGCACACCAGGCAATCAGCACACTTAGGAAAAGAGAATTTCTCTAGATGGAGACATCCTAACAGGTCCCCTCTCTGTGAGCCAACAGAGAGCATGTGCTGTTGCCTGACTCCCTTCAAAATTAACCACTTCCGGGAACATAAAAAGCAATGAATATTCTAGGACATCTGTGCTATTTAAGGAACATGTTGGCACAGTCAGCCAGTCACTACTATCCTTTGAATAGTGAACCTAgtgtttttgtggttttgatgCAGACTTTCAGAAtactacagaaaaaataaatgaggaaggTTATTTTATTCTTCCCCGATTTggaacatatatgtgtgtgtatgttttattacatatataatttatatataaatctaatatgtatattatatttttaacaaaattatacaTCCCTCTCCTCATTCTAATCAATGCAATACAGGcgaaacaaaaattgaaataatcacttgataagagaagaaaaagtgggacATTCTAGAATTTGTGGTtttgtaatcatttttaaatcagagtaattaaaacaatttttcttGCATGTCAGAGTATATAATATATTCCAAATTaattatttggcttacattgGAATGCACTTGTTCGCTGTGTTTCCACACATCCTCCTCTCCATTCTGCCCACCACCGTGTACTTTGTAATTGCTTTCTTGGATATCCCCTTCCTTCCAGTAACTATTGGCcacttaaataaatattaatttgttGGAAACCATTTTTTATGGATGCCTTTTTGAGACATCGCTCAGTGGCAGAAATTTCCTTGGATTTCACTAGGTCGGCCATGATGGACCTGAATTCATGGGCAtacccctccttcctcagcctccagaatccTGGGTTTATATGATTAGCCACCAACCACATCTGGTAgaaaagtatttttgaaagtAGTAATATCCGATCCATCCCGTATCACCATAACCATTTGAGTTTATAAATGTGGAATACATTCTCTTTAAAGCTactcacacatagacatatatcttacctttttaaaacaacaacatacacacaccttcCCCTAAGATGACAGTTCCAAAATGCATCTATACTTGTAACAATTTATGATtattaaatgttaaattttatttcaaggactatcagagcagagagagagagagaaagagagagagagagagagagagaaggactaTCTAAGCAAAGATAGCACATCTCAGGAAATAAACTAGTATTTTCATGTTAAAATTTACATGCCTATCACTGGCTATTCCAAGAACTCCTTGCAGCCTATACTctagaaataaaagtagaaagggTTACACATTTAGGAACTATGAGCTGAAATTCCTTCAATATAGAATATTTATGACTCAAGACAATCAATGTGTACAAAAATTTACATGCAAAAGAAACAAGACCAATGCAGCACCTCtagcaaaataattaaaacttttgTTGCATTTACAGGTAAGTGCCACACCGAGGATTTACAACACAGTAATTTACTGCAACCACGGATGAGTTCCATCAAGAAACAAAGTCCTCACACTCCGGACTTGCGGAAGGTATTCTCGGAATGCTCAACTCTACACAGGAGGTTTGTACATCCTTGGGATCGAGCTGACAAATCATAAAGGCTTTCGCAGCATATATTAGATAAAGGAGTCCGTCACATCTAGACAGTCAGTTTAATGTCTCTGGCAGGTGTGCAGCCTAGAAGAGTTACTGGCTTGGTGGTGCTCCTTCTGTATCCTGCAAGACAGGCCTTCCCCACAGTAACAGCGCTGGAAGATCTCCAGCCCGTGGGAGCCTTTCCGCCTGTGCTTGGTGCACACCTGCCCCTCTTTGAGGACAGGTTTACAGATCTTGGACCAGAAATGTCGTGCGCAACACAGTCCCATGGCACAGTCTGAGGATCGGAGGCAGAGAGAGCCCTCTTGTCCtgtggaggagacagaaggaaagtgACAGTTACTGCTAGGCCCGCACGTCTCATGAAGAGACCTCTGAATGTACTTCTGATAACACTGAGTGGAGAGGCTCAGTCTTAAAGCTACCTTTGgtgtggtatatttttgaagTCAGCGTGGTCCTTCTGGGATAGCCATCCAAAGTGCTGTGGTCGTTACCAAGGTTTTCAACGATGCTTTCCTCAATTTCCCCTCGCGGCAAATGGCTGTGGTCAGAAGGCATGCATATTCCTACGGAAGCCAGAAACTGTGATTAATCCCCAGGCTGTACATAATGTGTTTCTGCAAACCACGATGAGAACAGTCTATTGTGAGATAACTCACTGCAGTTAATACCTTCTGTTCAACAAATCTCCCCAGACAAGGACACATCAATGAATGTTCTGTTCACTCATAAGGAATACCCCGGGAGAGCCATTTAAGATGCTTTCCCACTAATTGTGGAGGTGGCAGCAAGGATATTTCTGTCTAGTTTAATATTACCCTTTGGGGGTAGGAAAGAAGAGATCTAGTCacttaaaaattaatcttaaaaataactttcccACTCTGGGTGCTCTCTGGGCAAGGCAGTTCCAGCTGTCTGGAAGACTACCATCTCACCCGCCGGTGGCCTCACTATGTAATTTCGATATTACAGAGACTTAGTGAGTTCCCTCTGGAATGCTGTTGTGCCCTAGGAACTTAGCCACCCTGTGGATTTATTTCTGGAGACTTCTTTGAGACATTCACATTTTGTGGATCTGtggttgtgtggttgtgtgtgtgtgtgtaccaacaCTGGAGGGTACTTCTTTGAAGGTAGttgagagtggagggaagggaggggaagttgTGGAGCGCTAGGGATGTAAGTGGTACAGAGGTCTCTTTTAAAAGTTACCCAGCAGAGATTAATTTCCCTAGCCCTTGTCTGACAACAGTTTTAGCATCCAGAGGCCtggcaaagaaaaaggaaactggtAACAAAATGCCCAAGGCTGGCTTGCTAAGGTTTCTCTTTCAGAATGACTTTTCCCCCTTTCTCAAGTGTCCTGACAGAAGTGTCTACTCTAATAATGCAAAGTGTGTTAGATCACCCAGGGTGGCAGAGGAAGATAAACTCAAGGCCTCAAACACAAGCCCGTGGAGATGTAGCAGGGAAACCCTTACATGAGCCCAGGTTCACAAGTGGAGCCTGGGCTTTGGCAGAGGTAGAGCTCAAAGGCAGAGCGGTTCCAGTTTACAGGGGAGTCCGAGACTCACCGTTTTTGCAGTAATTCCCTGGGCAGCACATAGAGTGCCTCATGCAGCGTTTCCTGCGCTTTCTGCAAGCCAGACAGATCTGTATGCCCACACCCGCACCTCCGCGGCTGGGACTGGAGCAGTACTCTTCAGTGCCGCATTCCTCATCCTCTGCGCATGGGTAGGGCTGTGGGAAGGGAGCAGAGTGTGAGCAACTCAGGCATCCTGGTACCCACACCTTCAAGGTCCCCATCAGCATCCTCTTCAAAAGCACTTCCAAGCACTCTGCTCCCAAGGCAGTGATTCTAAACACACTCTCAATCTCACCCAGCGAGGATACTGTATGCCCTCTTCTCTGAGACCCCTTAGATCCCCGACACCCCTCTCACCTGGTAGTTGTCAAGAGTCTGGTACTTGTTCCCACCCTCGTACAGAACTCCTGGCGCCACGCTGACGGCCGAGCCCGGCTGCCCCGCAGCGCCACCCAGCGGTGGGGGCAGGTTCTTGATAGCGTTGGAATTGATGAGAACCGAGTTCAAGGTGGCGCTGACTCCAAGCAGAGGGAGGCTGCAAAAAGCCATCGCTGCTAGCAAGACCAAGAACCGGACAGCTGCCACTGCACACACAACCGTCATCTCAGAAGACCACAAGCCGGAGAAAGTCAGGAAAAAAAGAGGTCACTCTGCACCACAGCAGCTGCAGAGTCCAGACTGCGGAACTTCAGCCGATGGAGTCTCTGCTGCTGGACTCTGGGCTCTGTGCAGTCACCCGCCACCTCAGGCTGGCTGCCTTTATACTCGGGCTCCAGCCTTCCCAGCCCCTCGGGGAAGACAACAAAGCCGGGATGGGATTTCAAAGCtttgggaggagctgggagcGGGAGTGTTTGTGTATCGGAAGCTGGGAGGACTTTGACACTCTCCCCCTCGCCCCTCCCTTGCACTAAAGTCCTCCTAGTCCAGCTCACCTTAGAGTGCGGGTTATCAGAACATCAGAGCCTAACCTGAACTTtaatttggggagggggggggggcgggagggaACTCTCTGTGAGCGTGGGTGCTCTGCGGAGGGATTGGGTTATTTCCGTCTGAAATACTTTCAGAGTTAAAAGGTGATAGAATATACAGAACCACTTTTCTTCTCTCACGCTAgctcttgctgtgtgtgtgtgtgtgtgtgtaagcgaaTAATATTCAGTATTAAACACTA contains these protein-coding regions:
- the Dkk1 gene encoding dickkopf-related protein 1, translated to MTVVCAVAAVRFLVLLAAMAFCSLPLLGVSATLNSVLINSNAIKNLPPPLGGAAGQPGSAVSVAPGVLYEGGNKYQTLDNYQPYPCAEDEECGTEEYCSSPSRGGAGVGIQICLACRKRRKRCMRHSMCCPGNYCKNGICMPSDHSHLPRGEIEESIVENLGNDHSTLDGYPRRTTLTSKIYHTKGQEGSLCLRSSDCAMGLCCARHFWSKICKPVLKEGQVCTKHRRKGSHGLEIFQRCYCGEGLSCRIQKEHHQASNSSRLHTCQRH